From the Sphingomonas suaedae genome, one window contains:
- a CDS encoding PepSY-associated TM helix domain-containing protein, whose protein sequence is MRWIDLLHRWAGGVVGLVLATLGLSGAILVFKHQWLGWLPGAGDAQRQDVAALAAQMDAALTASGAAPRSVLFPYADFGLARRSYAEGAGAYADQSGQVVAQWTSKWDRVELWLFDLHHHLFLDDLGATAAGIAGLIGLIFVITGVILWWRLRKTFKFRLLPKRMSRPAIVTHHRDIGVVFAPLLFLSMATGMLMVLKPVSTAVFAPGQNVGALQAPFAPPDVEGGALAVDLDWTAMFTAARTRYPGAEIRIVALPRKPGDLIQMRLRQPAEWLPNGRTLVWFRPENGAMIDTRDAQAMPTGIRAYNAVYPLHAAKVGGWLWKLAVASTGLVLAMLGSLAVWTFWFKRPRPRTRPARPLAIT, encoded by the coding sequence ATGCGCTGGATCGACCTGCTTCATCGCTGGGCGGGCGGGGTCGTCGGGCTGGTGCTCGCGACGCTCGGCCTGTCGGGCGCGATTCTCGTGTTCAAGCATCAATGGCTGGGCTGGCTCCCGGGCGCGGGCGATGCGCAGCGGCAGGATGTCGCCGCGTTGGCCGCGCAGATGGACGCGGCGCTGACCGCATCCGGCGCGGCACCGCGGTCGGTGCTGTTCCCCTATGCCGATTTCGGGCTGGCGCGCCGCAGCTATGCCGAGGGCGCGGGCGCTTATGCCGATCAGTCCGGACAGGTCGTCGCACAATGGACCAGCAAATGGGACCGGGTCGAACTCTGGCTGTTCGACCTCCACCACCATCTCTTCCTCGACGATCTCGGAGCGACGGCGGCGGGGATTGCGGGGCTGATCGGGCTGATCTTCGTCATCACCGGCGTCATTCTGTGGTGGCGGCTGCGCAAGACGTTCAAATTCCGCCTGTTGCCCAAGCGAATGAGCCGCCCGGCGATCGTCACCCATCATCGTGACATCGGCGTGGTGTTCGCGCCTTTGCTGTTCCTGTCGATGGCGACGGGGATGCTGATGGTGCTCAAGCCTGTCAGCACCGCGGTCTTCGCTCCGGGCCAGAATGTTGGCGCGCTCCAGGCCCCCTTCGCCCCGCCGGACGTCGAGGGCGGCGCGCTCGCCGTCGATCTCGACTGGACGGCGATGTTCACCGCAGCGCGGACACGCTATCCCGGCGCTGAAATCCGCATCGTCGCGCTGCCGCGCAAGCCTGGCGACCTCATCCAGATGCGGCTGCGCCAGCCCGCTGAATGGCTGCCCAATGGCCGCACGCTCGTCTGGTTCCGGCCCGAAAATGGCGCAATGATCGACACACGCGACGCACAGGCGATGCCGACCGGCATCCGCGCCTATAACGCCGTCTATCCGCTCCACGCCGCCAAGGTCGGCGGGTGGCTGTGGAAGCTGGCGGTCGCATCGACCGGACTGGTGCTGGCGATGCTGGGCAGTTTGGCGGTGTGGACCTTCTGGTTCAAACGACCCCGGCCGCGCACCCGCCCTGCCCGCCCGCTGGCGATCACCTAG
- a CDS encoding YifB family Mg chelatase-like AAA ATPase, with translation MVASVSTVAYLGLEARAVEVQCNLVPGLPKFLIVGLPDKAVAESRERVRAAMAAIGLAMPPKHIVLNLSPADLPKEGSHFDLPIALALLAAMGVVDAEALADYVVVGELALDGRIAPSPGVLLAALHAAGEGKALICPAAQGAEAAWGGTGAVLAAPDLIALLNHLKGQQLLGAPEPGEADPPGFGPDLKQVKGQETAKRALEIAAAGGHNMLMVGPPGAGKSLMASCLPGILPPLDAAEALEVSMVASVAGTLEGGRLTRTRPFRSPHHSASMAALTGGGLKVKPGEVSMAHLGVLFLDELPEFQRAVLDSLRQPLEAGVVSVARANAHVTFPARVQLVAAMNPCRCGHLGDPALACARAPRCAADYQAKVSGPLLDRIDLHVEVQPVTAADLVLPPPAEGSAEVAARVAAARSVQRTRYGADGPRTNAEADGPALDAAATPDDPGRKLLAQAAEAMRMSARGYTRVLRVARTIADLAGADGVGRIHIAEALSYRRQAPRS, from the coding sequence ATGGTCGCCAGTGTTTCCACGGTCGCGTATCTCGGTCTGGAAGCGCGCGCTGTCGAGGTGCAGTGCAACCTCGTCCCCGGCCTTCCCAAATTCCTGATCGTCGGCCTGCCGGACAAGGCGGTGGCGGAAAGTCGCGAGCGGGTCCGCGCGGCGATGGCGGCGATCGGCCTCGCCATGCCGCCCAAGCATATCGTCCTCAATCTCTCGCCCGCCGACCTTCCCAAGGAGGGGTCGCATTTCGACCTGCCGATCGCGCTGGCGCTGCTCGCGGCGATGGGCGTCGTCGATGCCGAGGCACTGGCGGACTATGTGGTGGTGGGCGAACTGGCGCTCGACGGGCGGATCGCTCCCTCACCCGGGGTGCTGCTCGCGGCGCTGCACGCGGCGGGGGAAGGGAAGGCGCTGATCTGTCCTGCCGCGCAGGGGGCCGAGGCGGCCTGGGGCGGAACCGGCGCCGTGCTCGCCGCGCCCGACCTGATCGCGCTGCTCAACCACCTGAAGGGTCAGCAATTGCTGGGCGCGCCCGAACCGGGGGAGGCGGACCCGCCGGGCTTTGGCCCTGACCTCAAACAGGTGAAGGGACAGGAAACCGCCAAGCGCGCGCTGGAGATCGCGGCGGCGGGGGGGCATAACATGCTGATGGTCGGCCCGCCGGGCGCGGGCAAATCGCTGATGGCGAGCTGTCTTCCGGGCATTTTGCCGCCGCTCGACGCTGCCGAGGCGCTGGAAGTGTCGATGGTGGCGAGCGTCGCGGGAACGCTGGAGGGCGGGCGGCTGACGCGCACGCGCCCGTTTCGCAGCCCGCATCATTCGGCGTCGATGGCGGCGCTGACCGGCGGGGGTCTGAAGGTCAAACCCGGCGAGGTCAGCATGGCGCATCTGGGCGTATTGTTCCTCGACGAACTCCCCGAATTCCAGCGCGCGGTGCTCGATTCGCTGCGCCAGCCGCTGGAGGCGGGGGTGGTCAGCGTCGCGCGGGCGAATGCGCATGTCACCTTCCCGGCGCGGGTTCAACTGGTTGCGGCGATGAACCCGTGCCGCTGCGGGCATCTGGGCGACCCGGCGCTGGCCTGCGCGCGCGCGCCGCGCTGTGCGGCGGATTATCAGGCGAAGGTGTCGGGGCCGCTGCTCGACCGCATCGACCTGCATGTCGAGGTGCAGCCGGTGACCGCCGCCGATCTGGTCCTGCCGCCACCCGCCGAAGGATCGGCGGAGGTGGCGGCGCGGGTTGCGGCGGCGCGATCGGTGCAGCGCACCCGCTATGGCGCCGACGGCCCGCGCACCAATGCCGAGGCGGATGGCCCGGCGCTCGATGCGGCGGCAACCCCAGACGACCCGGGTCGCAAGCTGCTGGCGCAGGCGGCCGAAGCGATGCGGATGAGCGCGCGCGGCTATACCCGCGTGCTGCGGGTGGCGCGGACGATTGCCGACCTTGCGGGCGCGGACGGCGTTGGCCGCATCCATATCGCCGAAGCGCTGAGCTACCGGCGACAGGCACCGCGGAGCTAG
- the rpmH gene encoding 50S ribosomal protein L34, translated as MKRTFQPSNLVRARRHGFRARMATPGGRNVIRARRARGRNKLSA; from the coding sequence ATGAAGCGGACCTTTCAGCCGAGCAACCTGGTGCGAGCGCGCCGGCACGGCTTCCGCGCGCGCATGGCGACCCCCGGCGGCCGCAATGTGATTCGCGCCCGCCGCGCCCGCGGCCGCAACAAGCTGAGCGCGTAA
- the rnpA gene encoding ribonuclease P protein component: MRCPAPLSRMTLRKDYLAANAGKRAPMPGFVLLVRPRGDDDPTMRIGITVSKKVGNAVVRNRMKRRFRELARALLPVEGVPGADHVLIGRASGIERDYAALKAELAKALAKVKR, encoded by the coding sequence TTGCGTTGTCCCGCCCCGCTTTCACGGATGACGCTGCGCAAGGACTATCTCGCCGCCAATGCCGGGAAGCGCGCGCCGATGCCGGGCTTCGTCCTGCTGGTCCGCCCCCGCGGCGACGATGACCCGACGATGCGAATCGGCATCACCGTGTCCAAGAAGGTCGGCAACGCCGTGGTGCGCAACCGCATGAAGCGGCGCTTTCGCGAACTTGCGCGCGCGTTGTTGCCGGTGGAGGGCGTCCCGGGCGCCGACCATGTCCTGATCGGCCGCGCGAGCGGAATCGAGCGGGACTATGCGGCGCTGAAGGCCGAGCTGGCCAAGGCATTGGCGAAGGTGAAAAGGTGA
- the yidD gene encoding membrane protein insertion efficiency factor YidD produces the protein MIARILILIARGWQIGPSRILPPSCRFAPSCSAYAIEALSRYGALKGGWLALRRILRCHPWGGHGYDPVP, from the coding sequence ATGATCGCCCGCATCCTCATCCTCATCGCGCGCGGCTGGCAGATCGGCCCGTCGCGGATCCTGCCGCCCAGCTGCCGGTTCGCGCCAAGCTGTTCGGCCTATGCAATCGAGGCGCTCTCCCGCTATGGGGCGCTCAAGGGCGGATGGCTCGCGCTGCGGCGCATCCTTCGCTGCCATCCATGGGGTGGGCATGGCTATGACCCCGTGCCCTGA
- the yidC gene encoding membrane protein insertase YidC, with the protein MKDDQKNFLLFAVIAALLLFAWPAITGWFFPTANPPATQVKGGETKVVPNPGADPAADTPKAIRDRKQVLAETPRIAIETPTVRGSLNLKGARIDDLVLIKHKETIAKDSAPIRLLSPSGTRDAYFAGFGWSGQGLNAPGPDTVWQASGSKLTPTTPVTLTTTVGAQRFAIELSVDDGYMFTVRQKVANLGQQAISAAGYGYLYRYGPGKDHDSMTIHAGPVVSTDGTVNYSTNYDEVAEPGAETRFTAKGGWIGYTDIYWLTALIPDQGMAVDMQFRPRGGLASQAQFEPDSARQVGPGQVVTQTSRFFAGAKDINLLDDYEEQDGIRAFSRAIDWGWFEIFEKPIFHYLHWLFRMIGNFGVAIIALTLTVRLLLFPIAQRQFASMASMRALQPKMKALQERYKDDKPRQQQEIMKLYKDEKVNPLAGCLPTLLQIPILYALYKVLMLSIEMRHQPFILWIKDLSAPDPLHILNGFGLIDFTPPAFLAIGVLPILLGISMWAQFKLNPAPMDEVQKQMFAIMPWVLMFVMAPFAAGLQIYWITSNLLTIAQQKFLYSRHPALREPVPASGAVIDAKPTKGKKS; encoded by the coding sequence GTGAAAGACGACCAGAAGAATTTCCTGCTGTTCGCGGTGATTGCCGCGCTGCTGCTGTTCGCGTGGCCCGCGATCACCGGCTGGTTTTTCCCGACGGCAAATCCGCCCGCGACGCAAGTGAAGGGCGGCGAGACCAAGGTCGTTCCCAATCCGGGCGCCGACCCGGCGGCCGATACGCCAAAGGCGATTCGCGATCGCAAGCAGGTTCTGGCGGAAACGCCGCGCATCGCGATCGAAACCCCCACGGTGCGCGGATCGCTCAACCTCAAGGGCGCGCGGATCGACGATCTGGTGCTGATCAAGCACAAGGAAACGATCGCCAAGGACAGCGCTCCGATCCGCCTGCTCTCGCCCAGCGGCACGCGCGACGCCTATTTCGCCGGCTTCGGCTGGTCGGGACAGGGCCTGAACGCGCCGGGGCCGGACACGGTGTGGCAGGCGAGCGGCAGCAAGCTGACCCCGACCACCCCGGTCACCCTCACCACGACGGTCGGCGCGCAGCGTTTCGCGATCGAGCTGTCGGTCGACGACGGCTATATGTTCACGGTGCGCCAGAAGGTCGCGAACCTGGGTCAGCAGGCGATCAGCGCCGCGGGCTATGGCTATCTCTACCGCTATGGCCCGGGCAAGGACCACGACAGCATGACGATTCATGCCGGGCCTGTGGTCTCGACCGATGGCACCGTTAATTACAGCACCAACTATGACGAAGTTGCCGAACCCGGTGCTGAAACGCGCTTCACTGCGAAGGGCGGCTGGATCGGCTATACCGATATCTACTGGCTGACCGCACTCATTCCGGATCAGGGAATGGCAGTGGACATGCAGTTCCGTCCGCGTGGGGGCTTGGCATCGCAGGCGCAGTTTGAACCTGATTCTGCCCGGCAAGTTGGTCCTGGACAGGTTGTGACCCAGACGTCGCGATTCTTCGCGGGAGCGAAAGATATCAACCTGCTCGATGACTATGAGGAGCAGGACGGCATCCGCGCTTTTAGCCGGGCGATCGACTGGGGCTGGTTCGAAATCTTCGAAAAGCCGATCTTCCACTATCTCCACTGGCTGTTCCGGATGATCGGCAATTTCGGCGTCGCGATCATCGCGCTGACGCTGACCGTCCGTCTGTTGCTGTTCCCGATCGCGCAGCGCCAGTTCGCGTCGATGGCGTCGATGCGCGCACTCCAGCCCAAGATGAAGGCGCTGCAGGAACGCTACAAGGACGACAAGCCGCGCCAGCAGCAGGAGATCATGAAGCTGTACAAGGACGAGAAGGTGAACCCGCTCGCGGGCTGCCTCCCGACCCTGCTCCAGATTCCGATCCTCTACGCGCTGTACAAGGTGCTGATGCTGTCGATCGAGATGCGGCACCAGCCGTTCATCCTGTGGATCAAGGATCTGTCGGCGCCCGATCCGCTGCACATCCTGAACGGCTTCGGCCTGATCGACTTCACCCCGCCCGCCTTCCTGGCAATCGGCGTGCTGCCGATCCTGCTCGGCATCTCGATGTGGGCGCAGTTCAAGCTGAACCCGGCACCGATGGACGAGGTGCAGAAACAGATGTTCGCGATCATGCCCTGGGTGCTGATGTTCGTGATGGCGCCCTTTGCCGCAGGTCTTCAGATCTACTGGATCACGTCGAACCTGCTCACCATCGCGCAGCAGAAGTTCCTCTACAGCCGCCATCCGGCGCTGAGGGAACCGGTGCCCGCGTCCGGTGCCGTGATCGACGCCAAGCCCACCAAGGGGAAGAAGTCGTGA
- the yihA gene encoding ribosome biogenesis GTP-binding protein YihA/YsxC, with product MTDFDPELIESARKTFAGPVAFLKSAPALHFLPEPTVPEVAFAGRSNVGKSSLLNALTNRNGLARTSNTPGRTQELNFFDVGDPVKFRLVDMPGYGFAKAPKDVVKKWRFLVNDYLRGRDVLKRVLVLIDSRHGIKEVDRDILDMLDAAAVSYRIVLTKGDKIKPAELAEVTRRTIDEARKRPAAHPDILATSSEKSDGIAELRAAVVEAVSV from the coding sequence GTGACCGACTTCGACCCCGAGCTGATCGAGAGCGCGCGCAAGACCTTTGCAGGGCCCGTCGCGTTCCTCAAATCCGCGCCCGCGCTCCACTTCCTGCCCGAACCGACGGTGCCGGAAGTGGCGTTTGCGGGCCGGTCGAATGTCGGGAAATCCTCGCTGCTCAACGCGCTGACCAACCGCAACGGCCTCGCGCGCACGTCGAACACGCCGGGGCGGACGCAGGAGCTCAACTTCTTCGATGTCGGCGATCCGGTGAAGTTCCGGCTGGTCGACATGCCCGGATACGGCTTCGCCAAGGCGCCCAAGGATGTCGTCAAGAAATGGCGCTTCCTGGTGAACGACTATCTGCGCGGGCGCGACGTGCTCAAGCGCGTGCTGGTGCTGATCGACAGCCGCCACGGCATCAAGGAGGTCGATCGCGACATCCTCGACATGCTCGATGCAGCGGCGGTCAGCTATCGCATCGTCCTGACCAAGGGCGACAAGATCAAGCCGGCCGAGCTGGCTGAGGTCACTCGGCGCACCATCGACGAGGCACGCAAACGCCCCGCCGCGCACCCCGACATCCTCGCCACGTCGAGCGAAAAGAGCGACGGCATCGCCGAGCTGCGCGCTGCGGTGGTCGAGGCGGTGAGCGTCTGA
- a CDS encoding alpha/beta hydrolase family protein yields the protein MSHLFMAILAGFATVGASLPSQDPAPAAPKRAPLPVEAFADMPQLEDPKLSPDGKRLAAKIAIGGTQYFAVLTFGKEGPPQLLGAGKADVNWWRWVNDDWLVIGIGQSVPVEGDEWYVTRAIAYQPTTNKVTQLAPRDVAQKGDDIIWMARDGSARVMLAYQTSIYVNRDGFWPKVEEIDLDTGKRRTILTGRTGVMDWYADGAGVVRMGIGFSEDGRSRRLLYRDSNTAMFRTIDKARRGEDRLTVPALFLEDKTKALVIDDDEAGYSALYELDLATLERGKQLFASKGYDISGLITDANGSGFLGVAVEEDAPDVRWVDPDMQAMQETASSLVKGAKVRIVSTSSDRSRAIVAIGGADAPGGYYDFGRAEKSMNPLGFNNPSIRMKRMHPVRTIRYKARDGLEIAAILTTPKGRSGKLPLIVMPHGGPFARDSESWDWWTQFLADRGYAVIQPNYRGSSGYGTAFARRGEGQWGLAMQDDLNDAVTELARLGIADPKRVCMVGASYGGYAAVRAAQRDGARYRCAVSYAGVSDLNRMMKHTRNYLHSGARSDWLREQAPDLKGVSPLNFPEEFTIPVLLVHGEKDAVVPPVHSRLLADRLKKAGKDVTYIRQPEADHHFSRGEDRLEFLKAMEAFLAKHNPA from the coding sequence ATGTCACATCTGTTCATGGCGATACTCGCCGGATTTGCGACGGTCGGGGCGTCGCTTCCCTCCCAGGATCCGGCGCCTGCCGCGCCCAAGCGCGCGCCGCTGCCCGTCGAGGCGTTTGCCGACATGCCGCAGCTGGAGGACCCGAAACTGTCGCCCGACGGCAAGCGCCTTGCCGCCAAGATCGCGATCGGCGGCACCCAATATTTCGCGGTGCTGACGTTCGGCAAGGAGGGGCCGCCACAGCTGCTCGGTGCGGGCAAGGCGGACGTCAACTGGTGGCGCTGGGTCAATGACGACTGGCTGGTCATCGGCATCGGCCAGAGCGTGCCGGTCGAGGGCGACGAATGGTATGTGACGCGCGCGATTGCCTATCAGCCCACGACGAACAAGGTAACCCAGCTCGCCCCGCGCGACGTTGCGCAAAAGGGCGACGACATCATCTGGATGGCGCGCGACGGCAGCGCGCGGGTGATGCTGGCCTATCAGACCTCAATCTATGTCAACCGCGATGGATTCTGGCCCAAGGTCGAGGAAATCGACCTCGACACCGGCAAGCGCCGGACGATCCTGACCGGGCGGACCGGGGTGATGGACTGGTATGCCGATGGCGCGGGCGTTGTGCGCATGGGGATCGGCTTCAGCGAGGACGGACGGTCGCGGCGGCTGCTCTATCGCGACAGCAACACTGCGATGTTCCGCACGATCGACAAGGCGCGACGGGGCGAGGACCGGCTGACCGTCCCGGCCTTGTTCCTGGAAGACAAGACCAAGGCGCTGGTGATCGACGACGACGAAGCGGGCTATTCGGCACTGTATGAGCTGGACCTGGCGACGCTGGAGCGCGGCAAGCAGCTGTTCGCCAGCAAGGGATATGACATTTCGGGCCTGATCACCGATGCCAATGGATCGGGCTTTCTGGGGGTCGCGGTCGAGGAGGATGCGCCTGACGTGCGCTGGGTCGATCCCGATATGCAGGCGATGCAGGAGACCGCATCGTCGCTGGTGAAAGGTGCGAAGGTCAGGATCGTTTCGACGAGCAGCGACCGCAGCCGGGCGATCGTCGCGATCGGCGGGGCGGATGCGCCGGGCGGCTATTACGACTTTGGCCGGGCCGAAAAATCGATGAATCCGCTGGGGTTCAACAATCCCAGCATCCGGATGAAGCGGATGCACCCGGTGCGGACAATCCGCTACAAGGCGCGCGACGGCCTGGAGATCGCCGCGATCCTGACGACGCCGAAGGGGCGATCGGGCAAGCTGCCGTTGATCGTGATGCCGCATGGCGGCCCGTTCGCGCGCGACAGCGAAAGCTGGGACTGGTGGACGCAATTCCTGGCCGATCGCGGCTATGCGGTGATCCAGCCCAATTATCGCGGGTCATCGGGCTATGGCACCGCCTTTGCGCGCCGGGGCGAGGGTCAATGGGGCCTGGCGATGCAGGACGACCTCAACGACGCAGTCACCGAACTGGCCAGGCTGGGCATCGCCGATCCCAAGCGGGTCTGCATGGTCGGCGCCTCCTATGGCGGCTATGCGGCGGTGCGCGCGGCGCAGCGCGACGGTGCGCGCTATCGCTGCGCGGTTTCCTATGCCGGGGTGTCGGACCTCAACCGGATGATGAAGCATACGCGCAACTATCTGCACAGCGGCGCGCGGAGCGACTGGCTGCGCGAGCAGGCGCCGGACCTCAAAGGGGTATCGCCGCTCAACTTCCCTGAGGAATTCACCATCCCCGTGCTGCTGGTGCATGGCGAGAAGGACGCGGTGGTGCCGCCGGTCCATTCGCGGCTGCTCGCTGATCGGCTGAAAAAAGCGGGGAAGGACGTGACCTATATCCGCCAGCCCGAGGCCGACCATCATTTCAGCCGTGGCGAGGACAGGCTGGAATTCCTGAAGGCGATGGAAGCGTTTCTGGCGAAGCATAACCCCGCCTGA
- a CDS encoding glutathione S-transferase family protein has protein sequence MLKLFIGNKAYSSWSLRGWLACKLSGLPFEEVVVPLYDQDWDQRREGDEFAPSSGKVPILWDGDAVVWDSLAIVEYLNEKSGGDRFWPTDNAARAMARSMAAEMHSGFAALRRKHSMNIRQVYPPKTPDEDVMHDIQRIMELWAQARARYGGDGEFLFGEFGAVDLMFAPVVTRFVTYSLPVARFAPAYMNAVLQHPWMQDWIAGAQEEEWVIEQFEQEPA, from the coding sequence ATGCTCAAGCTCTTCATCGGCAACAAAGCCTATTCCTCCTGGTCGCTGCGCGGCTGGCTCGCCTGCAAGCTCTCGGGCCTGCCGTTCGAGGAAGTGGTGGTGCCGCTCTACGATCAGGACTGGGACCAGCGGCGCGAGGGCGACGAATTCGCGCCGTCATCGGGCAAGGTGCCGATCCTGTGGGACGGCGACGCCGTGGTATGGGACAGCCTCGCCATCGTCGAATATCTGAACGAAAAATCGGGCGGCGACCGCTTCTGGCCCACCGACAATGCCGCGCGGGCCATGGCGCGGTCGATGGCGGCGGAGATGCATTCGGGCTTCGCCGCGCTGCGCCGCAAGCACAGCATGAACATTCGCCAGGTCTATCCGCCGAAAACGCCGGACGAAGATGTGATGCACGACATCCAGCGGATCATGGAACTCTGGGCGCAGGCCCGCGCCCGTTACGGCGGCGACGGCGAGTTTCTGTTCGGCGAGTTCGGCGCGGTGGACCTGATGTTCGCGCCGGTCGTCACGCGCTTCGTCACCTACTCGCTCCCCGTCGCGCGCTTTGCTCCCGCGTACATGAACGCCGTGCTGCAACACCCCTGGATGCAGGACTGGATCGCCGGGGCGCAGGAAGAGGAATGGGTCATCGAGCAGTTCGAGCAGGAACCGGCTTGA
- a CDS encoding cupin domain-containing protein, with translation MPKLDLDTIPQTNATGYPPEHAGVVEGRWYRRLALASGLTDFGASHVTLKPGAWSAQRHWHEGEDELVVMIAGEAVLVDDAGEHVMRPGDVAAFPKGDPNGHVLQNRSDADCVFVAIGRSAASDCHYPDIDMHLFNGQGFRRKDGSGF, from the coding sequence TTGCCCAAGCTCGATCTCGACACAATCCCGCAGACCAACGCGACCGGCTATCCGCCCGAACATGCAGGCGTGGTGGAGGGCCGCTGGTATCGTCGCCTCGCCCTCGCGTCGGGGCTCACCGATTTCGGCGCGAGCCATGTGACGCTGAAGCCCGGCGCCTGGTCCGCCCAGCGCCATTGGCATGAGGGCGAGGATGAACTGGTGGTGATGATCGCGGGAGAGGCGGTGCTGGTCGATGATGCGGGCGAGCATGTGATGCGGCCCGGCGACGTCGCCGCCTTTCCCAAGGGCGATCCCAACGGCCATGTGCTGCAGAACCGCAGCGACGCCGATTGCGTATTCGTCGCGATCGGTCGCTCGGCGGCAAGCGACTGCCATTATCCTGATATCGACATGCACCTGTTCAATGGACAGGGGTTTCGGCGCAAGGACGGGAGCGGGTTTTAA
- the dapE gene encoding succinyl-diaminopimelate desuccinylase, which yields MPDVVALTKALIAAPSITPARGTVFDVLEAALLPLGFAVERFVVGEAPDGPVENLLAVRTAEPGPHFAFAGHLDVVPPGEGWASDAFEPAIRGDLLYGRGAVDMKGAIAAFAAALATLPASGTVSLIITGDEEGPATYGTLALMDRMAQRGLTPDLCLVGEPTSAHRLGDTIKIGRRGSTVIDIAVPGRQGHVAYPHLADNPVPRLVRALAEIDAITLDEGTDWFQPSNIEVIDLAVGNPATNVIPGKAAARISIRFNDLHRGHDLIERIERIVHTHAPAGIVQGRVYGEAFLTEPGALSTLVSEAIRAETGVEAELSTSGGTSDARFLSRICPVVEFGLLNATMHKLDEAVALEDLHALTRIYAGVLARVFAPNTALPPFALSLSKGR from the coding sequence TTGCCCGATGTCGTCGCACTGACCAAGGCGCTGATCGCCGCGCCCAGCATCACCCCCGCGCGCGGTACGGTGTTCGATGTGCTGGAGGCGGCGCTGCTCCCGCTCGGATTCGCTGTCGAACGATTCGTGGTGGGTGAGGCGCCCGACGGACCGGTCGAGAACCTGCTGGCCGTCCGCACCGCCGAGCCGGGACCGCATTTCGCCTTTGCCGGGCATCTCGACGTCGTTCCGCCCGGCGAGGGCTGGGCCTCGGACGCGTTCGAGCCGGCGATTCGCGGCGACTTGCTCTACGGACGCGGCGCGGTGGACATGAAGGGCGCGATCGCCGCCTTCGCTGCCGCGCTCGCTACACTCCCCGCCAGCGGCACGGTCAGCCTCATCATCACCGGCGACGAGGAAGGCCCCGCCACCTATGGCACGCTGGCACTGATGGACCGCATGGCACAGCGCGGCCTGACCCCCGATTTGTGCCTGGTCGGCGAGCCGACCTCCGCGCATCGCCTCGGCGACACAATCAAGATCGGGCGGCGCGGGTCGACCGTGATCGATATCGCGGTACCGGGGCGGCAGGGCCATGTCGCCTACCCCCATCTCGCCGACAATCCGGTCCCCCGCCTCGTGCGCGCGCTGGCGGAGATCGATGCGATCACGCTCGACGAAGGGACCGACTGGTTCCAGCCCTCGAATATCGAAGTGATCGACCTGGCCGTCGGCAATCCGGCGACCAACGTCATCCCCGGCAAGGCGGCGGCGCGGATCAGCATCCGCTTCAACGATCTGCACCGGGGTCACGACCTGATCGAGCGGATCGAGCGCATCGTCCACACCCACGCCCCGGCGGGGATCGTTCAGGGCCGCGTCTATGGCGAGGCGTTCCTGACGGAACCGGGCGCGCTCTCGACGCTGGTAAGCGAAGCGATCCGCGCGGAGACCGGGGTCGAGGCGGAATTGTCGACCAGCGGCGGTACGTCGGACGCCCGCTTCCTCTCCCGCATCTGTCCGGTGGTCGAGTTCGGCCTGCTCAACGCGACGATGCACAAGCTGGACGAAGCGGTGGCGCTGGAGGATCTACACGCGCTGACGCGGATTTATGCGGGCGTGCTGGCGCGGGTTTTCGCGCCGAACACCGCCTTACCCCCGTTTGCCCTGAGCTTGTCGAAGGGCCGCTAG